One Drosophila ananassae strain 14024-0371.13 chromosome XR, ASM1763931v2, whole genome shotgun sequence genomic window, CGATAAAAAACACATGTTGCTTTTGCGtcgcatttttttttggtaccCTAGAATATCTTAGAGTTTGAAGGTATATAGGTTAGGCGGACCACATGTaagtttaaattatttatttatttatattaatttttaattatttatttttattttttctaccCAGTACAGGGAATCCAAGATGCTGAACGAAACCACGGAATGTTATCTGGTTCTGGAGGATGGCACTGTCATGGCCGGCAATGCCTTCGGCTACGTGCCCTCGAACCCATCCGGCGGAGATGCTGTGGCCGGCATCGGCGGCGAAGTGGTCTTCCAAACGGGCATGGTCGGATATACAGAAGCCCTCACCGATCGCTCCTACAGCGGCCAGATCCTGGTGCTGACCTATCCACTGATTGGCAACTATGGTGTCCCGGCGCCCGAGGAGGACGAGCACGGCCTACCGCTGCACTTTGAGTGGATGAAGGGCGCTGTCCAGGCCACGGGCCTAGTCGTAGGCGATGTGGCCGTCAGTGCCTGGCACTGGCGCCTCTGGAAGACGCTGCCCGATTGGCTGAAGATGCACAAGGTGCCTGGAATCAGTGGCATCGATACCCGAGCCCTCACCAAGAAGCTTCGCGAGCAGGGCAGCATGCTGGGCAAGATTGTTTACGAAAAGCCGCCGGTCCAGGGTCTGGAGAAGTCCAGTTTTGTGGATCCCAATCTCAGGAATCTGGCCAGAGAGTGCAGTGTCCAGCAGAGGAAGGTTTTCGGAGATCCTAATGGATCTGGTCCGCGCATCGCCATCCTGGATTGCGGCCTCAAACTGAATCAGCTGCGGTGTCTGTTGCAGCGGGGTGCTTCGGTTACCCTGCTCCCGTGGAGCgccaacctggaggaggaaCAGTTCGACGCCCTCTTCCTGTCCAACGGACCCGGTAATCCCGAGAGCTGTGATGAGATCATCCAGCAGGTGAACTGCCTTGTCTTTCATTATAAACCCAACTAATACCCTTTCTTTAGGTTCGGAAGGTGCTGAAGAATGGAACGAAACCCATTTTTGGCATCTGCCTGGGCCACCAGCTCCTGGCGAAGGCCATCGGCTGCTCCACCTACAAGATGAAGTACGGCAACCGTGGTCACAACCTGCCCTGCCTGCACCGGGCCACAGGACGCTGCCTGATGACCTCGCAGAATCATGGATATGCCGTCGATCTCCAACAACTCCCCCAGGATTGGTCCGAACTGTTTGTGAATGCCAACGATGGCACTAACGAGGGCATCGTCCATGCCACCAAGCCCTATTTTTCGGTTCAGTTCCATCCGGAGCATCATGCCGGACCGCAGGATACGGAGTTCTTGTTCGACGTCTTCTTGGAGAGCATCAAACGCCAGGATGTGACCATTGCTCAGTTGATTGAGCCGCATCTGAAGCCGGCGAGGATTGCCGACCAGCCGTCGGTGGTGAAGCCGCGAAAGGTCCTGATCCTGGGCTCGGGCGGTCTGTCCATTGGCCAGGCTGGCGAGTTCGACTATTCGGGATCGCAGGCCATCAAGGCGATGCGGGAATCGAATATCCAGACGGTGCTCATCAACCCAAACATAGCCACCGTCCAGACCTCGAAGGGGATGGCGGACAAGTGCTACTTCCTGCCCCTGACGCCGCACTACGTCGAGCAGGTGATCAAGTCGGAGAGGCCCAATGGAGTGCTCCTGACGTTCGGCGGGCAGACCGCCCTCAACTGCGGCGTGGAGCTGGAGCGAGCCGGTGTCTTCGCCAAGTACAATGTACGGATTCTGGGCACACCCATTCAGTCCATCATCGAGACGGAGGACAGGAAACTGTTTGCCGATCGCGTCAACGAGATTGGCGAGCAAGTGGCGCCCTCGGAAGCGGTCTACTCCGTGGCGGAGGCCCTGGAGGCGGCCAGTCGTCTGGGCTATCCTGTGATGGCCAGAGCTGCCTTCTCTCTCGGCGGATTGGGTTCCGGCTTCGCCAACAATGAGCAGGAGCTCCAGAGCCTGGCCCAGCAGGCCCTGGCCCATTCCAGTCAACTGATCGTGGACAAGTCGCTCAAGGGCTGGAAGGAGGTGGAGTACGAGGTGGTTCGCGACGCCTACGACAATTGCATCACGGTCTGCAACATGGAGAACTTTGATCCCCTGGGCATACACACCGGGGAGAGTATAGTGGTGGCCCCATCCCAGACACTCTCGGATCGGGAGTACCAGATGCTGCGGAGTACCGCCCTGAAGGTTATCCGGCACTTTGGCGTCGTCGGAGAGTGCAATATCCAGTACGCTCTGTGCCCGCACTCGGAGCAGTACTACATCATCGAGGTGAACGCCCGTCTGTCGAGGAGCTCCGCCTTGGCCAGCAAGGCTACCGGCTATCCCCTGGCGTATGTGGCCGCCAAGCTGGCCCTGGGACTGCCCCTGCCGGAGATTCGCAACTCGGTGACGGGGAATACGACGGCCTGCTTCGAGCCATCGCTGGATTACTGTGTGGTGAAGATACCGCGCTGGGACCTGGCCAAGTTCGTGAGGGTCAGCAAGCACATCGGCAGCTCCATGAAGAGTGTCGGCGAGGTGATGGCGATTGGACGCAACTTCGAGGAGGCCTTCCAGAAGGCGCTGCGCATGGTGGACAGCGATGTGCTCGGCTTCGATGCCGGCGTCCTGTCGGTGGACGAGGATCAGTTGGCCGAGCAGCTGTCGGAGCCGACGGACAGAAGGCCTTTCGTCCTGGCCGCTGCCCTGGAAAAGGGACTGGACATCCAGAAGCTGCATGATTTGACGAAAATCGACTGCTGGTTCCTGGACAAGCTGGAGAGGATCATCACGATGAACACGGAGCTGAAGCGTCGCAGCAATGAACAGAGGGCTGACCTGCTGCTGGAGGCCAAGCGCCTGGGTTTCTCCGACAAGCAGATAGCGAAGGCCTTCAAGAGCACGGAACTGGCCGTCCGGCACCTGCGGCAGGAGCTCGGCATCCGGCCGCACGTCAAACAGATCGACACCGTGGCCGGCGAGTGGCCGGCTAGCACCAATTACCTGTACAACACGTACTCTGGGTCGGAGCACGATGTGGACTTCCCCGGCGGGCATACCATTGTCGTGGGCTCGGGCGTCTACAGGATCGGCTCGTCCGTGGAGTTCGATTGGTGTGCCGTGGGGTGTCTGAAGGAGTTGAGGAAACTGCAGCGACCCACCATCATGATCAACTACAATCCGGAGACCGTCTCCACGGACTACGACATGTGCGATCGGCTGTACTTCGAGGAGATCAGCTTCGAGGTGGTCATGGACATCTACGAGATGGAGTCCAGCGACGGCATCATCCTCTCGATGGGCGGCCAGCTGCCGAACAACATTGCCATGGACCTGCATCGTCAGCAGGCCAAGGTACTGGGCACTTCCCCGGAGTCCATCGACACGGCGGAGAACCGGTTCAAGTTCTCCCGTATGCTGGATAGGAAGGGCATCCTGCAGCCGCGCTGGAAGGAGCTGACCAACCTCCAGTCGGCCATCGAGTTCTGCGAGGAGGTCGGCTATCCCTGTTTGGTGAGGCCGTCGTACGTCCTGTCCGGCGCTGCCATGAATGTGGCCTATTCGAATCAGGATCTGGAAACGTATCTGAACGCCGCCTCCGAGGTGAGTCGGGAGCATCCGGTGGTCATCTCCAAGTTCCTAACCGAGGCCAAGGAGATCGATGTGGATGCGGTGGCCGCCGATGGCCAGATCCTTTGCATGGCCGTCTCCGAGCATGTGGAGAATGCCGGCGTTCATTCCGGTGATGCTACTCTGGTGACTCCGCCCCAGGATCTCAATCCGGAGACCTTGGAGGCCATTAAGCGGATTACCTGCGACCTGGCCAGTGTCCTGGATGTGACAGGACCCTTCAACATGCAGCTCATCGCCAAGAACAACGAACTGAAGGTCATCGAGTGCAATGTCCGTGTCTCCAGGTCCTTCCCGTTCGTCTCCAAGACGCTCGATCATGATTTCGTGGCGACGGCCACCCGGGCGATTGTCGGACTGGACGTGGAGCCCACGGATGTCCTGCACGGCGTGGGCAAGGTGGGTGTCAAGGTGCCCCAGTTCAGCTTCTCCCGGCTGGCCGGCGCCGATGTCCAGCTGGGCGTGGAGATGGCCTCCACCGGCGAGGTGGCCTGCTTCGGCGACAACCGATACGAGGCCTACCTGAAGGCCATGATGTCCACTGGCTTCCAGATACCCAAGAACGCCGTCCTCCTTTCGATTGGCAGTTTCAAGGtaagattttatttaatatattttttattaattaaaatttatactTCTTGGCAGCACAAAATGGAGCTCTTGCCTTCCATCCGGGATCTGGCCAAGATGGGCTACAAACTGTATGCCTCCATGGGAACTGGAGACTTTTATGCCGAGCATGGAGTGGACGTGagtacaaatatatattttatttttatcatttttaggGAAATATTTTAGtcctaataatatataatagaGAAAAATATCATTTTCTTAGAGTCTATggttcaaaaaaataagtttttaagttaaaagttaagttaaaagtctataaaattacaaaaattacattttttaaaaagtctatagttcaaaaaaataaattttgaagttttttaaattaaataaatataaatactatTTATTTGAATGCAATTCTTAAAAAACTTTCAAAATTCTTGAAAAAAACTTTaatctttttgttttgtttataatttgtttaCCAATAATCTAATtgatttatataaaaaatatatatttttttgaataaaaccaTTGGAGAACAAGCcatcaaaatatttcaaaaacagttTTCAACTCTTTTTTgctaaaatatatacttttttcaaTCTTAcctcttttttattaaaaaaaattcaagggTTA contains:
- the LOC6504506 gene encoding CAD protein, with the protein product MLNETTECYLVLEDGTVMAGNAFGYVPSNPSGGDAVAGIGGEVVFQTGMVGYTEALTDRSYSGQILVLTYPLIGNYGVPAPEEDEHGLPLHFEWMKGAVQATGLVVGDVAVSAWHWRLWKTLPDWLKMHKVPGISGIDTRALTKKLREQGSMLGKIVYEKPPVQGLEKSSFVDPNLRNLARECSVQQRKVFGDPNGSGPRIAILDCGLKLNQLRCLLQRGASVTLLPWSANLEEEQFDALFLSNGPGNPESCDEIIQQVRKVLKNGTKPIFGICLGHQLLAKAIGCSTYKMKYGNRGHNLPCLHRATGRCLMTSQNHGYAVDLQQLPQDWSELFVNANDGTNEGIVHATKPYFSVQFHPEHHAGPQDTEFLFDVFLESIKRQDVTIAQLIEPHLKPARIADQPSVVKPRKVLILGSGGLSIGQAGEFDYSGSQAIKAMRESNIQTVLINPNIATVQTSKGMADKCYFLPLTPHYVEQVIKSERPNGVLLTFGGQTALNCGVELERAGVFAKYNVRILGTPIQSIIETEDRKLFADRVNEIGEQVAPSEAVYSVAEALEAASRLGYPVMARAAFSLGGLGSGFANNEQELQSLAQQALAHSSQLIVDKSLKGWKEVEYEVVRDAYDNCITVCNMENFDPLGIHTGESIVVAPSQTLSDREYQMLRSTALKVIRHFGVVGECNIQYALCPHSEQYYIIEVNARLSRSSALASKATGYPLAYVAAKLALGLPLPEIRNSVTGNTTACFEPSLDYCVVKIPRWDLAKFVRVSKHIGSSMKSVGEVMAIGRNFEEAFQKALRMVDSDVLGFDAGVLSVDEDQLAEQLSEPTDRRPFVLAAALEKGLDIQKLHDLTKIDCWFLDKLERIITMNTELKRRSNEQRADLLLEAKRLGFSDKQIAKAFKSTELAVRHLRQELGIRPHVKQIDTVAGEWPASTNYLYNTYSGSEHDVDFPGGHTIVVGSGVYRIGSSVEFDWCAVGCLKELRKLQRPTIMINYNPETVSTDYDMCDRLYFEEISFEVVMDIYEMESSDGIILSMGGQLPNNIAMDLHRQQAKVLGTSPESIDTAENRFKFSRMLDRKGILQPRWKELTNLQSAIEFCEEVGYPCLVRPSYVLSGAAMNVAYSNQDLETYLNAASEVSREHPVVISKFLTEAKEIDVDAVAADGQILCMAVSEHVENAGVHSGDATLVTPPQDLNPETLEAIKRITCDLASVLDVTGPFNMQLIAKNNELKVIECNVRVSRSFPFVSKTLDHDFVATATRAIVGLDVEPTDVLHGVGKVGVKVPQFSFSRLAGADVQLGVEMASTGEVACFGDNRYEAYLKAMMSTGFQIPKNAVLLSIGSFKHKMELLPSIRDLAKMGYKLYASMGTGDFYAEHGVDVESVQWTFDKTTPDDINGELRHLAEFLANKQFDLVINLPMSGGGARRVSSFMTHGYRTRRLAVDYSIPLVTDVKCTKLLVESMRMTGGKPAMKTHTDCMTSRRIVKLPGFIDVHVHLREPGATHKEDFASGTAAALAGGVTLVCAMPNTNPSIVDRETFTQFQELAKNGARCDYALYVGATDTNWGQVQELASQACGLKMYLNDTFGTLKLTDMNSWQRHLTHWPKRAPIVCHAEKQSTAAVILMAHLLDRPVHICHVARKEEIQLIRGAKEKGMRVTCEVCPHHLFLSTKDVDRLGFGMAEVRPLLCSPEDQEALWENLEYIDVFATDHAPHTLAEKRSEKPPPGFPGLETILPLLLQAVHEGRLTLEDIKRKFHRNPKTIFNLPEQPHTYVEVDLDEEWTIAGGEQKTKAGWTPFEGQKIKGRVHRVVLRGEVAFIDGQVLVKPGFGQNVRAKQSGQLQADQSSQDLLPSDSDANDTFARLLTTADGVAASGTKVHFVDETKEFLRPVSPSPRLRLDSSSNATLREYLQRTSMPGSSPNPVAHSLVGKHILAVDMFNKEHLNDIFNLAQLLKSRVTKDRPVDELLRGKIMASVFYEVSTRTQCSFAAAMLRLGGRVISMDQVSSSVKKGESLEDSIKVMANYADVMVLRHPTPGAVARAATFCRKPLINAGDGVGEHPTQALLDIFTIREEIGTVNGLTITMVGDLKNGRTVHSLARLLTLYNVTLQYVAPENLQMPDEITQFVNSRGIKQNFAYSLNDVLPTTDVLYMTRIQRERFTSQAEYEKCCGQLIITPKLMTLAKKRSIVLHPLPRLDEISRDFDSDPRAAYFRQAEYGMYIRMALLAMVVGCRNTAI